In the genome of Candidatus Saccharibacteria bacterium, one region contains:
- a CDS encoding HD domain-containing protein: protein MPKQRPSIDRIAELQQLIADFACIERVLNLADKNRPENDVDHSYGLALTVWFLAPKLAPELSQEKVLKYALAHDIVELHAGDTFVFAPEDQLSTKNDREDKALKQLAKEWPDFPELIDYARGYKDKRDEEAKFVYAVDKILPPILINLGEKSDYWRKHKITKQMHNDKKRTILVSKHLKPYYQMLLDWTDSPNYFHNPEQEKSSTKK, encoded by the coding sequence ATGCCCAAGCAACGTCCATCTATCGACCGTATTGCTGAACTCCAACAGCTTATCGCTGATTTTGCGTGCATTGAGCGAGTACTCAACCTCGCTGATAAAAATCGTCCCGAGAATGATGTTGACCATAGTTACGGGCTTGCGCTAACCGTCTGGTTTCTTGCACCAAAGCTGGCGCCCGAACTCAGTCAAGAAAAGGTGTTAAAGTATGCGCTGGCTCACGATATTGTCGAGCTCCATGCGGGCGATACATTTGTTTTCGCACCCGAGGATCAGCTATCCACTAAAAACGACCGGGAAGATAAAGCACTCAAACAGCTTGCCAAAGAATGGCCAGATTTTCCAGAGCTCATAGACTACGCGAGGGGTTACAAAGACAAGCGCGACGAGGAAGCGAAGTTCGTATATGCGGTTGATAAAATTTTGCCACCGATCCTTATAAATCTTGGTGAGAAGTCTGATTACTGGCGCAAACACAAAATCACCAAACAGATGCATAATGATAAAAAACGCACCATTTTAGTCTCTAAGCACCTTAAGCCGTACTATCAAATGCTACTCGACTGGACAGACAGCCCCAACTATTTTCATAATCCTGAGCAAGAAAAAAGCTCCACCAAAAAGTGA
- a CDS encoding non-canonical purine NTP pyrophosphatase, which translates to MKELVFATGNTDKFNAAKTVLNSHGFKLIQKPVEVDEIQGEDELIITRDKAEKIYRKLQHPVLVNDDSWAITALNGFPGAYMKSVIHWFKPEDFIRLMQGVKDRGVILTQVTVYQDKEVQKIFTKQIPGTILLKPTDYPGPSWANICTLTKDKRSMAEVRNTTPDQLVKEHDTVWNDVAIWLKQ; encoded by the coding sequence ATGAAAGAATTGGTTTTCGCGACAGGTAATACAGACAAGTTTAACGCTGCTAAAACGGTACTTAATTCGCATGGTTTTAAGCTGATACAAAAACCGGTAGAGGTAGACGAAATACAGGGTGAGGACGAGCTGATAATCACGCGTGATAAAGCTGAAAAAATTTATCGTAAGCTGCAGCACCCCGTCCTAGTAAACGACGATAGCTGGGCAATCACAGCATTAAATGGATTCCCAGGTGCTTATATGAAGTCGGTGATTCATTGGTTCAAACCAGAAGATTTTATTCGCCTAATGCAAGGTGTAAAAGACCGGGGCGTAATCTTAACTCAAGTAACCGTATACCAAGACAAAGAAGTTCAAAAAATATTCACCAAACAAATTCCAGGCACTATTTTGCTAAAACCCACTGATTACCCAGGCCCTTCTTGGGCTAATATCTGCACCCTCACAAAAGACAAGCGGAGCATGGCAGAAGTTCGTAACACTACGCCAGACCAACTGGTGAAAGAACACGACACCGTCTGGAACGACGTCGCCATCTGGCTCAAACAATAA
- the tilS gene encoding tRNA lysidine(34) synthetase TilS, with the protein MDIELKPGTYVVAASGGVDSMVLLHLLMQKYVNRKQETGTSELQGRKLKVESTLELDNFETFDSMNRYRFIVAHFDHGIREDSHLDRRLVQEAALRYGIPFVYDRAQLGSDASEQTARQARYDFLRRVQKVSQARAVITAHHQDDWLETAIYNLMRGTNRKGLTSLASSEFLERPLLDTPKKQLIDYAKQHNIAWREDSTNEDTRFARNNIRHNVLPKLGPAGKARLLTILKDMRSINQQIDEQVEDLLRQILLPSGLKRGDFIMLPHVIAREVAAAWLRQNNIRDFGQPFLERMVRAVKVLPAGKVFDVNARWQIKLTHNKATFIPRSH; encoded by the coding sequence GTGGATATTGAGTTAAAGCCAGGAACATATGTAGTGGCCGCCAGCGGCGGAGTCGACTCAATGGTGCTTTTGCATTTGCTGATGCAAAAGTATGTAAACAGGAAACAGGAAACAGGAACTAGTGAGCTTCAAGGTAGAAAGTTGAAAGTAGAAAGTACTTTAGAACTTGATAACTTTGAAACTTTCGACTCAATGAATCGTTATCGATTCATTGTTGCTCATTTTGATCACGGTATTCGAGAGGACTCCCACTTAGATAGGCGGCTTGTGCAAGAGGCAGCATTACGCTACGGAATTCCTTTTGTTTATGATCGGGCGCAACTTGGCTCCGATGCTAGTGAGCAAACCGCAAGGCAGGCTCGTTATGACTTTTTGCGTCGTGTGCAAAAAGTTAGCCAAGCGCGAGCGGTTATCACAGCTCATCATCAGGATGATTGGCTAGAGACGGCGATTTATAACTTGATGCGAGGTACTAATCGCAAAGGTCTAACATCGCTGGCGAGCTCTGAGTTTCTAGAGCGGCCATTGCTTGATACACCTAAAAAACAGCTGATTGATTATGCTAAACAACACAATATTGCTTGGCGTGAAGACAGCACCAATGAAGATACTAGGTTTGCTCGTAATAATATACGTCATAACGTTCTACCTAAGCTTGGACCAGCTGGAAAGGCCAGACTACTGACAATCTTAAAAGATATGCGCAGTATTAATCAGCAGATTGACGAACAAGTCGAGGATCTATTAAGACAAATATTACTGCCCTCTGGCTTAAAACGGGGTGATTTTATAATGTTGCCGCATGTAATTGCTCGTGAAGTTGCTGCAGCTTGGCTTAGGCAAAACAACATTCGAGATTTTGGCCAACCTTTTTTAGAACGGATGGTTAGGGCAGTAAAGGTGTTGCCAGCTGGCAAGGTTTTTGACGTTAACGCCAGATGGCAGATTAAACTCACGCACAATAAAGCGACTTTTATACCGCGCTCACACTAG
- the ftsH gene encoding ATP-dependent zinc metalloprotease FtsH yields the protein MDKKSFSKTPGGGSPNNRRNMKNIGFIALIILFGLIIFSSFGQSEELDEVPLSQVISEANAGEYDKIVVRGDELEIFEEGEEEATLSSRKDPQASLREEGVDYGQVEVVNEEASTAGQTWGMIGLNLLPVLLIGGFLFFMLRSAQGQGNQAMSFGKSKARLYGNEKEKVMFKDIAGSDESKQDLQEVVEFLKYPKKFENIGARIPKGVLLAGPPGTGKTMLARAVAGEADAPFFSISGSEFVEMFVGVGASRVRDLFAKAKKNAPCIIFIDEIDAVGRRRGSGMGGGHDEREQTLNQILVEMDGFEQGTNVIVLAATNRGDVLDPALLRPGRFDRRVNISLPDRKDREAILKVHFDKKPLAKNVDLDALAAKTAGSSGADLQNIANESAIVAARKSRKEINQDDVTEAFEKVAIGPERKNKIMSEKEKELTAYHEAGHAIVGHVLPDSDMVHKVTIIPRGGTGGVTWFIPPEDKSYHSIIEYKDVLARMLGGRIAEEVIYGLDRVTTGAGSDLQKAAELARDMIVNQGMGKKLRDQVFHVEEGMMIERMVHEKQYSDETAKIIDDEVEDLISEAAKRARAVIKANRDKLETLKQSLIEQETVEAEVVKDLLKDAKMPKEAALY from the coding sequence ATGGATAAAAAATCGTTTAGTAAAACACCCGGAGGTGGTTCGCCGAACAATCGGCGAAACATGAAAAACATTGGCTTTATTGCCCTAATAATCCTTTTTGGCTTGATTATTTTTTCTAGTTTTGGCCAGTCTGAGGAGTTAGATGAAGTTCCGCTATCGCAGGTTATTTCTGAAGCTAACGCTGGCGAATATGACAAGATTGTTGTACGTGGCGATGAATTGGAAATTTTTGAGGAGGGTGAAGAAGAAGCAACCCTAAGTTCACGTAAAGATCCTCAGGCAAGTCTACGTGAAGAGGGTGTAGATTATGGACAAGTTGAAGTAGTTAACGAAGAAGCATCGACTGCCGGACAGACTTGGGGCATGATAGGACTCAACTTACTACCGGTATTGTTAATCGGTGGCTTTTTATTCTTTATGTTGCGAAGTGCTCAAGGTCAGGGTAATCAGGCGATGAGCTTTGGCAAGTCAAAAGCCAGGCTTTATGGAAACGAGAAAGAAAAGGTGATGTTTAAGGATATCGCTGGCTCCGATGAATCTAAACAAGATTTACAAGAAGTTGTTGAGTTTTTGAAGTATCCAAAGAAGTTTGAAAATATAGGTGCTCGTATACCAAAAGGCGTATTGCTAGCCGGCCCTCCGGGAACCGGTAAAACTATGCTTGCTCGAGCGGTTGCCGGCGAGGCAGATGCGCCCTTCTTCAGTATTAGCGGTTCGGAGTTTGTGGAGATGTTTGTAGGTGTTGGTGCCTCACGAGTTCGAGATCTTTTTGCTAAAGCTAAGAAAAACGCTCCGTGCATTATATTTATTGATGAAATTGATGCAGTTGGTCGGCGCCGTGGAAGCGGCATGGGCGGCGGGCATGATGAACGTGAACAAACTTTAAACCAGATATTAGTGGAGATGGACGGGTTTGAACAGGGTACGAACGTCATTGTTCTGGCGGCAACAAACCGCGGTGACGTACTTGATCCGGCGCTACTGCGACCTGGGCGGTTTGATCGCCGCGTTAATATTTCATTACCGGATAGAAAAGATCGCGAAGCCATTTTGAAAGTACATTTTGATAAAAAGCCCCTTGCTAAAAACGTTGACCTAGATGCACTAGCGGCTAAGACAGCTGGTAGTAGCGGTGCAGATCTGCAGAATATTGCAAATGAGTCGGCAATTGTTGCAGCGCGAAAGAGCCGCAAAGAAATCAACCAAGACGATGTAACTGAAGCTTTTGAAAAGGTCGCTATTGGGCCGGAGCGCAAGAACAAGATTATGAGCGAAAAAGAAAAGGAGCTGACCGCCTACCACGAGGCTGGCCATGCTATTGTTGGACACGTACTGCCTGATAGCGATATGGTACACAAAGTAACGATTATTCCACGTGGCGGTACGGGTGGAGTCACCTGGTTTATACCGCCAGAGGACAAAAGTTATCATAGCATTATTGAGTATAAAGATGTGCTGGCTCGTATGCTTGGTGGCCGTATAGCCGAGGAAGTTATTTATGGGTTAGATAGAGTAACGACTGGCGCTGGGTCTGATTTACAGAAAGCAGCCGAACTGGCTAGAGACATGATTGTCAATCAAGGTATGGGCAAAAAGCTGCGCGATCAAGTATTTCATGTCGAAGAAGGCATGATGATTGAACGCATGGTACACGAAAAGCAATACTCAGATGAAACCGCAAAAATTATTGATGATGAAGTCGAGGATCTGATAAGCGAAGCAGCCAAACGTGCTCGGGCGGTTATTAAGGCAAATCGCGATAAACTTGAAACACTGAAGCAGTCTTTGATCGAGCAGGAGACTGTCGAGGCGGAGGTCGTCAAAGACTTGCTTAAAGACGCCAAGATGCCAAAAGAGGCCGCATTATATTAA
- a CDS encoding lipid II flippase MurJ, with translation MVNRLFSSTPKRASLGGAAALLIGVALMGQALGFLRNRLISTNFTVVDPGSSDAFFAAFQIPDFFFYTISAGALGVAFIPFLSDRLANGDKKGVWQLASSLLNVLLLVMGAVSIIILLFAEPLMGALAPDLPQENFNQAVTIMRIIAFNPLLFALSGILTSVQQTFGRFFFYAMAPLFYNVSIIISVYVFRDNIGIIGLGIGALFGGILQLSVACLGLIGLGFRYKPTIAWKNANFRHMVRQLPPRSLDQGIDQVNSIVEVNRAQALGVGPVSFYNFALTLQNVPIMLVGNAIAIAAFPRLTERLSQGRPDLFRKDFLQILRAMIWMTMPVVVVGYFSRGYLARLIFGDVAPEVALIFGYLTASIFFRIIYSMLSRYFYAHKDTKTPLFVSVFAIGLNIYLAFTLARADAYGIAGLAMAQSITAATEVGILFLIILSRDFKLFDAKFWGGIVKILSVTGFSIVTAYVMVSFFPLTTADRGIVTLGSKLGLIGLSTLLVHTSISALFGLEEAKNVLTKAKQFIWRPVKV, from the coding sequence GTGGTAAATAGGCTATTTAGCTCCACCCCAAAACGAGCCTCCCTTGGCGGTGCTGCAGCACTATTAATTGGTGTGGCGCTGATGGGGCAGGCACTGGGGTTCTTGCGTAACAGGCTTATTAGCACGAACTTTACCGTAGTTGATCCAGGGAGTTCTGATGCCTTTTTTGCCGCGTTTCAGATACCGGACTTTTTCTTTTATACCATTTCTGCGGGTGCGCTTGGCGTCGCATTTATACCTTTTTTATCTGACCGTTTAGCAAATGGCGACAAAAAAGGCGTCTGGCAACTGGCAAGTAGTCTACTCAACGTGCTGCTGCTGGTTATGGGTGCCGTTAGTATTATTATTTTGTTATTTGCTGAGCCGCTAATGGGTGCGCTTGCGCCGGATCTACCACAAGAGAATTTTAACCAAGCGGTGACGATTATGAGAATTATCGCTTTTAACCCATTATTGTTCGCCTTGTCCGGCATATTAACCAGTGTCCAGCAAACATTTGGACGATTTTTCTTCTACGCTATGGCACCGCTGTTTTACAACGTGTCGATTATTATCAGTGTGTATGTGTTTAGAGATAATATTGGGATAATCGGGCTTGGAATCGGAGCTTTATTTGGCGGTATATTACAGTTATCTGTTGCCTGTTTAGGTTTAATTGGGCTTGGGTTTAGGTATAAACCAACAATTGCCTGGAAGAACGCCAATTTTCGGCACATGGTTCGCCAGCTACCGCCTAGATCACTTGATCAAGGGATTGACCAAGTCAATAGTATTGTAGAGGTGAATCGTGCTCAGGCACTTGGAGTAGGTCCGGTAAGTTTTTATAATTTTGCGCTGACGCTGCAGAATGTACCGATTATGCTGGTTGGTAATGCGATTGCTATTGCTGCGTTTCCTCGCCTGACGGAGCGTTTAAGCCAGGGCAGGCCTGATTTATTCAGAAAAGACTTCCTGCAGATATTACGAGCAATGATTTGGATGACCATGCCGGTTGTTGTGGTTGGATATTTCTCAAGAGGTTATCTTGCACGTCTTATTTTCGGTGACGTAGCACCTGAAGTTGCTTTAATATTTGGTTACCTGACTGCCTCGATATTTTTCCGAATTATTTACAGCATGCTATCGCGCTACTTTTATGCGCATAAAGACACCAAGACACCACTGTTTGTATCGGTGTTTGCAATCGGACTTAATATATATTTGGCATTTACCTTGGCACGAGCTGATGCATACGGGATTGCTGGTTTGGCAATGGCGCAATCAATTACTGCGGCCACAGAAGTAGGTATTTTATTCTTGATAATACTTTCTCGCGACTTTAAGTTGTTTGATGCTAAATTCTGGGGCGGTATCGTTAAAATATTGTCTGTTACCGGGTTTAGTATAGTGACAGCTTACGTTATGGTATCGTTCTTTCCGCTTACCACTGCAGACAGAGGTATCGTCACACTCGGCTCCAAGCTAGGGCTTATAGGTCTCTCAACCCTACTTGTGCATACCTCAATTTCAGCGTTGTTTGGACTTGAAGAGGCAAAAAATGTGTTAACCAAAGCCAAACAGTTTATATGGCGCCCGGTTAAAGTCTAG
- the lepA gene encoding translation elongation factor 4 → MELHSKQAADGSGKEQASIRNFCIIAHIDHGKSTLADRFLEITSTVEKRQMKEQLLDKMELEREKGITIKLAPVRMTYKGVELNLIDTPGHVDFSYEVSRSLEACEGAVLVVDASQGIQAQTLANVYLAMEAELEIIPVLNKIDLPAADTERVSAEIISLLGCKKEDILHISAKTGQGVEAVLDKVVNQIPPPSGTPNHAPRALIFDSYYDDYRGVILYVRVVDGLIKKNSRIRTVAADGEGIALEVGSLRPDMSPASELTSGEIGYIVTNLRSTREAKVGDTITDKDRTATKALPGYRDVRPFVYAGFFPDSNENYQPLKDAIEKLSLSDSAIQFTPENSPVLGFGMRIGFLGLLHMDIVRERLEREYNLDLVVTNPSTDYKVALISGEEIAIKSAAELPDPAKIAEIREPWIKGEVVVPKEYVGAVVQLIAGKRGLHKNISFVDARIAVITFDAPLANLLTDFYDQLKSLTSGYGSFNYELADYRVEDLVRLDFYVAGECIEALSLMVHRSEAQSLGRETVNKLKDVIPRQNFQVSLQAAIGGKFIAREDISAYRKDVTTGLYGGDVSRKKKVLAKQAKGKKRLKRFGKVDIPNEAFTVLIKRD, encoded by the coding sequence ATGGAATTACATAGCAAACAAGCAGCTGATGGCTCCGGTAAGGAGCAGGCCTCTATTAGAAATTTTTGCATCATTGCTCACATTGATCACGGTAAGTCGACTCTGGCCGACCGTTTTTTGGAAATCACCAGCACGGTAGAAAAGCGCCAGATGAAAGAACAGCTTTTGGACAAAATGGAGCTGGAGCGAGAAAAAGGTATTACCATCAAGCTAGCACCGGTGCGTATGACCTATAAGGGTGTTGAGTTAAATCTTATCGATACACCTGGTCACGTTGATTTTAGCTACGAGGTGAGCCGTAGCCTAGAAGCTTGCGAGGGAGCGGTGCTGGTCGTTGATGCCTCGCAAGGCATTCAAGCACAAACTCTCGCTAACGTTTATCTGGCTATGGAGGCGGAGTTAGAAATTATCCCAGTGCTTAATAAGATTGACTTACCGGCAGCTGACACCGAACGAGTAAGCGCCGAAATTATTAGTTTATTGGGTTGTAAAAAAGAAGATATTTTGCATATTTCTGCTAAGACTGGTCAAGGTGTCGAAGCAGTTCTTGATAAGGTGGTTAACCAAATACCGCCGCCATCAGGAACTCCAAACCATGCTCCACGAGCGCTTATTTTTGACAGTTACTACGATGATTATCGCGGGGTTATATTGTATGTGCGAGTTGTTGACGGTCTAATTAAGAAGAATTCTCGCATACGCACTGTTGCTGCAGACGGAGAAGGAATCGCCTTAGAGGTTGGTTCGTTGCGCCCTGATATGTCACCAGCTAGTGAATTAACTTCAGGAGAAATTGGTTACATCGTGACGAATTTACGAAGTACGCGTGAGGCGAAAGTTGGCGATACTATTACTGATAAAGATAGGACAGCGACTAAAGCACTACCTGGTTATCGCGATGTTCGGCCATTTGTCTATGCCGGATTTTTCCCGGACAGCAACGAAAACTACCAGCCGCTAAAAGATGCTATAGAAAAATTATCGCTCAGTGATTCCGCAATACAGTTTACTCCAGAAAATTCGCCAGTCTTAGGGTTTGGTATGCGGATTGGGTTTCTGGGGTTGCTCCACATGGATATTGTGCGGGAACGATTAGAAAGGGAGTATAACCTAGATTTAGTAGTTACTAACCCTTCAACTGATTACAAAGTAGCATTGATAAGTGGTGAAGAAATTGCGATAAAATCAGCCGCCGAGCTGCCGGATCCGGCGAAAATTGCCGAAATCAGGGAACCTTGGATTAAAGGAGAGGTGGTTGTACCAAAAGAATATGTAGGTGCTGTAGTGCAACTTATAGCCGGTAAACGGGGCTTGCATAAGAATATATCCTTTGTCGATGCTCGTATTGCGGTGATTACGTTTGATGCGCCATTGGCAAACCTACTTACAGATTTTTATGATCAGTTAAAGAGCCTGACCAGCGGCTACGGATCGTTTAATTATGAGCTGGCTGATTATCGGGTAGAAGATCTGGTGCGGCTTGATTTTTATGTTGCTGGGGAGTGTATTGAAGCGTTGAGTCTTATGGTGCACCGTAGTGAAGCGCAATCACTTGGGCGTGAGACTGTTAATAAACTCAAAGACGTTATACCGCGTCAGAATTTTCAGGTTTCATTGCAGGCCGCCATCGGTGGTAAGTTTATAGCTCGCGAAGATATATCAGCGTACCGAAAGGACGTTACGACTGGACTATATGGCGGCGATGTAAGCCGTAAAAAGAAAGTTCTAGCCAAACAAGCCAAAGGTAAAAAACGACTGAAACGTTTTGGAAAGGTCGATATTCCCAACGAGGCCTTTACTGTGCTTATAAAACGCGATTAA
- a CDS encoding HTH domain-containing protein, with protein sequence MSAMTSRQEGILRAIVEQYAEVASPVGSSLLAKLFDVSSATIRADMAELEQLGYISQPHTSAGRVPTDIGYRFYVNNLSIGEESAAEKRAEKALSVRVGHGGVPDRMIRNAVDTLVELTHNLGMATLGDQLYMSGLSNLFGQPEFMHKGQVQQVARLLDNLEPWLKEVAPNEPLNVYIGAENPIGRTAGCSLIISKFRSPYSDQSYIGVLGPTRQSYRDVIGLVRHAGQSLEESLYA encoded by the coding sequence ATGAGTGCTATGACATCACGACAAGAAGGAATATTACGAGCGATCGTTGAGCAATATGCAGAGGTCGCTAGCCCGGTTGGGTCTAGTTTGCTCGCGAAACTTTTTGACGTGTCATCAGCTACCATTCGTGCCGATATGGCCGAGCTTGAACAGCTAGGCTACATAAGCCAGCCCCATACCAGTGCGGGGCGCGTACCAACTGATATAGGGTATCGTTTTTACGTTAACAATTTAAGTATCGGTGAAGAATCCGCCGCCGAAAAACGTGCCGAAAAGGCATTGAGCGTAAGGGTTGGTCACGGTGGTGTGCCGGATCGCATGATTCGCAATGCCGTCGATACGTTAGTAGAACTGACTCACAATCTCGGTATGGCGACACTTGGCGACCAACTATATATGAGCGGTTTATCTAACCTTTTTGGTCAACCAGAGTTCATGCACAAAGGGCAAGTCCAGCAAGTTGCGAGGTTGCTGGACAATCTTGAACCATGGCTCAAAGAGGTGGCACCTAATGAGCCGCTGAATGTTTATATTGGCGCCGAGAATCCCATTGGGCGGACTGCAGGATGCAGCTTAATTATCAGCAAATTCCGCAGCCCGTATAGTGATCAAAGCTATATCGGTGTACTTGGCCCAACCCGTCAAAGTTACCGTGACGTTATAGGGTTGGTACGCCACGCCGGACAATCACTAGAGGAATCGCTATACGCGTAA
- a CDS encoding nucleotide exchange factor GrpE — translation MSHDKKDKNAKKQTTKDLEQQVSQLAAQVYELTEALQRERADADNIRRHHADELSNLKNVVKAGVVRDLLPIIDNFDRSLRHVPKELQNNDYVKGVQGIVKQFEKTLGDIGVTRIKTVGEVFDPRLHEAISVEDGDPSTSSGQVVEVICEELQSGYALGNEVIRHAMVKVRMESAPEDAKSNKQKEGEAT, via the coding sequence ATGAGTCATGATAAAAAAGACAAGAATGCAAAGAAGCAAACTACCAAAGATTTAGAGCAGCAAGTCTCGCAGCTCGCCGCTCAAGTCTATGAGCTTACTGAAGCATTACAACGCGAACGGGCAGATGCTGATAACATTAGGCGTCATCATGCTGACGAACTTTCTAATCTAAAGAATGTGGTGAAAGCTGGTGTGGTACGGGATTTATTGCCGATTATCGATAATTTTGACCGTTCACTGAGGCATGTTCCAAAAGAGCTCCAAAACAACGATTATGTAAAAGGAGTTCAGGGTATAGTTAAGCAGTTTGAAAAGACGCTGGGCGATATCGGTGTAACGCGCATCAAAACCGTGGGTGAAGTTTTTGACCCCCGGTTACATGAGGCGATAAGCGTGGAAGACGGCGACCCTTCGACAAGCTCAGGGCAAGTGGTTGAAGTTATTTGCGAGGAACTTCAGTCAGGTTACGCACTTGGTAACGAAGTTATCCGCCACGCCATGGTGAAAGTGCGGATGGAATCCGCACCGGAAGATGCAAAAAGCAATAAGCAAAAGGAGGGCGAAGCGACATGA
- the dnaK gene encoding molecular chaperone DnaK: MGKIIGIDLGTTNSAMAVMQAGKPEIIANSEGNRTTPSVVAVNKNKERLVGQVARRQQVTNSKNTIYEVKRLIGRRWEDKEVQRDIKLMGYEIVKSGNGVKVKMGDKEYSPEEVSAMVLGKLKADAESFLGDKVTEAVITVPAYFDDSQRQATKDAGKIAGLEVKRIINEPTAAALAYGLDKEAKKDEKIAVYDLGGGTFDVSILELGDGVFEVKATNGDTHLGGADFDRIVVNYFADEFKKEHGIDIGDDRAAMQRLRDEAEKAKIELSTTNEVDINLPFLTADADGPKHFEHKLTRAKLESLVSELIEKTAAPCDKALKDAGVKASDIDAVVLVGGMTRMPAVQEKVKKIFNKDPMKGVNPDEVVAIGAAIQGGVLQGDVKDVLLLDVTPLSLGIETLGGVATKLIERNTTIPTSKSETFSTAADNQPQVEIHVVQGEREMVADNKSLGRFILDGIPPAPRGVPQVEVTFNLDANGILNVSAKDKGSGKEQSITIQNSSGLSKEEVDKMAKDAEAHADEDKKKREAIDARNVLDSTIYQAEKLKGDNEEKLSDDDKKTLDEAVETAKKVVADEKADKDALEAAAKELNDKIMPIGAKLYEEAGKADESSEASAKDGEKAKEEPEEAEVVDEDSEEDGKKDKKN; encoded by the coding sequence ATGGGAAAGATAATAGGAATAGATTTAGGAACAACTAACAGCGCGATGGCGGTAATGCAGGCTGGTAAGCCAGAAATTATTGCCAACAGCGAAGGTAACCGCACCACACCAAGTGTAGTGGCGGTGAATAAGAATAAAGAGCGTTTGGTTGGCCAGGTGGCTCGTCGTCAACAGGTCACTAACTCTAAAAACACAATTTATGAAGTCAAGCGTCTGATTGGTCGCCGCTGGGAAGACAAAGAAGTCCAGCGAGACATCAAGCTTATGGGTTACGAAATTGTTAAGAGTGGTAACGGCGTTAAAGTCAAAATGGGCGATAAAGAGTACAGTCCAGAAGAGGTCAGTGCTATGGTGCTCGGAAAACTTAAGGCCGACGCCGAGAGTTTTTTGGGTGACAAAGTAACCGAAGCAGTCATTACCGTGCCGGCTTATTTTGATGATTCTCAGAGGCAAGCTACTAAAGATGCTGGTAAGATTGCCGGCCTTGAGGTTAAGCGCATTATCAATGAACCAACAGCTGCAGCACTTGCTTACGGTCTTGATAAAGAAGCTAAAAAAGATGAGAAGATTGCCGTATATGACCTTGGCGGCGGTACGTTTGACGTATCTATTCTAGAACTGGGTGATGGCGTGTTTGAGGTTAAAGCAACCAACGGTGACACACACCTAGGTGGCGCTGATTTTGACCGCATCGTCGTCAACTACTTTGCTGATGAGTTCAAGAAGGAACACGGCATTGATATTGGCGATGACAGAGCTGCTATGCAGCGTCTGCGCGATGAGGCAGAAAAGGCTAAGATTGAGCTATCTACTACTAATGAAGTGGATATTAACCTGCCGTTTTTGACCGCTGATGCCGATGGTCCAAAACACTTTGAGCACAAGCTGACACGCGCCAAACTTGAAAGTTTGGTTAGTGAGCTAATTGAAAAGACAGCTGCACCGTGTGATAAAGCACTCAAAGACGCCGGTGTCAAAGCCAGCGACATTGATGCTGTTGTATTGGTTGGCGGTATGACCCGAATGCCAGCAGTACAGGAGAAAGTCAAAAAGATCTTTAACAAGGATCCGATGAAAGGTGTAAACCCAGACGAGGTTGTAGCCATCGGTGCTGCTATTCAAGGAGGCGTGCTGCAGGGCGACGTTAAAGATGTGCTACTGCTGGATGTTACGCCATTAAGCCTTGGCATCGAGACGCTTGGCGGCGTGGCTACCAAGTTGATTGAACGCAATACTACTATTCCGACCAGTAAGAGCGAAACATTCTCTACCGCCGCCGACAACCAGCCACAAGTAGAAATCCATGTGGTACAGGGTGAGCGCGAAATGGTGGCTGATAATAAATCACTTGGCCGTTTTATCTTAGATGGCATTCCGCCGGCACCGCGTGGCGTACCTCAAGTTGAGGTAACATTTAATCTGGATGCCAACGGTATCTTAAACGTCAGCGCTAAGGACAAAGGTTCCGGTAAAGAGCAAAGCATTACTATCCAAAACAGTTCCGGTTTGTCTAAAGAAGAAGTCGATAAGATGGCTAAAGATGCTGAGGCTCACGCTGATGAAGATAAGAAAAAGCGCGAAGCAATAGATGCGCGCAACGTGCTAGATAGCACGATCTACCAGGCAGAGAAGCTAAAAGGCGATAACGAAGAGAAACTGTCAGATGATGACAAGAAAACCCTCGATGAAGCGGTTGAAACAGCTAAGAAAGTTGTGGCAGATGAAAAGGCCGATAAAGACGCACTTGAAGCAGCTGCCAAGGAGTTGAACGATAAAATCATGCCGATTGGAGCGAAACTTTATGAGGAGGCCGGAAAGGCCGACGAATCCTCCGAAGCTTCAGCGAAGGACGGAGAGAAAGCGAAAGAAGAACCCGAAGAAGCTGAAGTTGTTGACGAAGACTCCGAAGAAGACGGGAAAAAAGACAAGAAGAATTAA